In Zygosaccharomyces rouxii strain CBS732 chromosome D complete sequence, one DNA window encodes the following:
- a CDS encoding 60S ribosomal protein uL2 (highly similar to uniprot|P05736 Saccharomyces cerevisiae YIL018W RPL2B and highly similar to uniprot|P05736 Saccharomyces cerevisiae YFR031C-A RPL2A, Protein component of the large (60S) ribosomal subunit) — protein MGRVIRNQRKGAGSIFTSHTRLRQGAAKLRTLDYAERHGYIRGIVKQIVHDAGRGAPLAKVVFRDPYRYKLREEIFIANEGVHTGQFIYAGKKASLNVGNILPLSSLPEGTIVSNVEEKPGDRGSLARASGGYVIIIGHNHDDGKTRVRLPSGAKKIISSGARGVVGVVAGGGRTDKPLLKAGRAYHKYRVKRNSWPKTRGVAMNPVDHPHGGGNHQHIGKASTISRGAVSGQKAGLIAARRTGLLRGSQKTQD, from the coding sequence ATGGGTAGAGTTATTCGTAACCAGAGAAAGGGTGCTGGCTCCATTTTCACCTCTCACACCAGATTGAGACAAGGTGCCGCTAAATTGAGAACTTTGGACTATGCTGAACGTCATGGTTACATCCGTGGTATCGTGAAGCAAATTGTTCACGATGCTGGTAGAGGTGCCCCATTGGCTAAGGTTGTCTTCCGTGACCCATACAGATACAAGTTGCGTgaagaaatcttcattGCCAACGAAGGTGTTCACACCGGTCAATTCATCTACGCTGGTAAGAAGGCTTCTTTGAACGTTGGTAACATTTTGCCATTGTCTTCTCTACCAGAAGGTACCATCGTTTCTAACGTGGAAGAAAAACCAGGTGACAGAGGTTCTTTGGCTAGAGCTTCTGGTGGTTATGTTATCATCATTGGTCACAACCACGATGACGGTAAGACCAGAGTTAGATTACCATCTGGTGCTAAGAAGATCATCTCTTCTGGTGCTAGAGGTGTCGTCGGTGTCGTTGCCGGTGGTGGTAGAACCGATAAGCCATTGTTGAAGGCTGGTCGTGCTTACCACAAATACAGAGTTAAGAGAAACTCTTGGCCAAAGACTCGTGGTGTTGCCATGAACCCTGTTGATCACCCTCACGGTGGTGGTAACCATCAACACATTGGTAAGGCCTCTACCATCTCCAGAGGTGCCGTTTCTGGTCAAAAGGCTGGTTTGATTGCTGCTAGAAGAACCGGTTTGTTGCGTGGTTCTCAAAAGACTCAAGACTAG